The Streptomyces sp. NBC_01197 genome window below encodes:
- a CDS encoding type II toxin-antitoxin system HipA family toxin, translating into MQRDVTASVFLRERRIGVLGYHDGNTWFRYQDLSADHPVLGQGFERDPRKRRTASGSVPEWFANLLPETGSGLRQQIARELGKQRIHDFVLLSHLGADLPGAVRVVPDVPLHGLPDYESTDDCAHDHALRFSLAGVQPKFSMRYEGKALVLPATGIGGDWIVKLADQRFSGVPANEHAMLQWAGRSGIDVPESRLVVGAQMQNLPEGSTDPGEQALAVRRFDRTNGEGRVHQEDFAQVREVAIDAKYDKATYEGIGRVVRAVCPPEDAIEYVRRLVAVVVMGNADAHLKNWTLRYPDGRQARLSPAYDLVCVTAYPKIDPKLAFPLGGTVRSEAVTRRNFLGLAPALGLPEEQILDTVAETADAMASSWPGVQRDSPVPDFVTATINDRLRTLPLLHP; encoded by the coding sequence ATGCAGCGTGACGTCACCGCGTCCGTCTTCCTGCGTGAGCGCCGGATCGGCGTACTCGGCTATCACGACGGCAACACCTGGTTCAGGTACCAGGACCTGAGCGCCGATCACCCCGTCCTCGGCCAGGGCTTCGAGCGCGACCCGCGCAAGCGCCGGACGGCGAGCGGCAGTGTCCCCGAATGGTTCGCGAACCTGCTGCCGGAGACCGGGAGCGGGCTCCGGCAGCAAATCGCACGTGAACTGGGCAAGCAGAGAATTCACGACTTCGTCCTGCTCAGCCATCTCGGAGCCGACCTTCCGGGGGCAGTTCGTGTTGTACCCGACGTACCGCTGCACGGCCTGCCCGACTATGAGAGCACGGACGACTGTGCACACGATCACGCGCTCCGGTTCTCGCTGGCCGGAGTGCAGCCGAAGTTCTCCATGCGGTACGAGGGGAAGGCCCTGGTGCTGCCCGCAACCGGCATCGGCGGCGACTGGATCGTGAAGCTCGCCGACCAGCGCTTCTCCGGCGTGCCGGCCAACGAGCACGCGATGCTCCAGTGGGCGGGCCGGTCGGGGATCGACGTGCCTGAGTCCCGGCTCGTCGTCGGCGCACAGATGCAGAATCTGCCCGAGGGGTCGACCGATCCCGGTGAACAGGCCCTTGCTGTCCGTCGGTTCGACCGTACGAATGGCGAAGGCCGAGTGCACCAGGAGGATTTCGCCCAGGTCCGCGAGGTCGCTATTGATGCAAAGTACGACAAGGCGACGTACGAGGGCATCGGCCGGGTAGTCAGGGCGGTCTGCCCGCCCGAGGACGCGATCGAGTACGTGCGGCGGCTCGTGGCGGTCGTGGTCATGGGCAATGCGGACGCGCACTTGAAGAACTGGACGCTGCGCTACCCCGACGGGAGGCAGGCCCGGCTGTCGCCGGCGTACGACCTCGTGTGCGTCACGGCGTATCCGAAGATCGACCCCAAGCTCGCCTTCCCACTAGGCGGCACGGTCAGGTCCGAGGCCGTCACCCGACGCAACTTCCTCGGCTTGGCCCCAGCCCTCGGCCTGCCCGAGGAGCAGATCCTGGACACGGTCGCGGAGACCGCAGACGCCATGGCCAGCTCCTGGCCCGGCGTCCAACGGGACTCCCCCGTACCGGACTTCGTCACCGCGACCATCAACGACCGGTTGCGGACGCTCCCACTACTGCACCCCTGA
- a CDS encoding flavin-containing monooxygenase, whose translation MPPTPQRDLSAPTIVIGAGPHGLAAAALLNRSGEPTVILERSDRAGASWAQRYDHLRLHTTPGTSSLPGLSVPRQAGPWVSRDDYVRYLERYVAHHRLDVRAATPVRRIERADPGSGAHWLVHTPDGPVPTGAVVVATGRCHTPNLLNWPGRSTFTGTLLHSAHYASPAPYRGQDVLVVGAGNSGTEIASVLAGAGAGRVWIAVRTPPNILPRSSARWHAAGRLTEVLPLAWRDRTSLLTQRLAVPDLTSRGLPRPRTGLYTRNAREGINPVLDHGFVDAVRSGQVEPVAAVQAFDGPDVVLVDDTRLRPDTVIAATGYRPDLHDLIGSLDVLDEAGQPLVVGAQTHPAAPRLYFAGYTNPLTGVLRQAGIEARAIAHALRREKTRATLPTAQPGDRATDPLNKGRAPS comes from the coding sequence ATGCCCCCGACACCACAACGAGACCTCAGCGCTCCCACGATCGTGATCGGAGCCGGCCCTCACGGCCTGGCGGCCGCCGCGCTACTGAACCGCTCCGGAGAGCCGACCGTGATCCTGGAACGGTCGGACCGCGCGGGAGCGAGCTGGGCGCAGCGCTATGACCATCTGCGCCTGCACACCACCCCCGGCACTTCGAGCCTCCCCGGCCTGTCGGTTCCTCGCCAGGCGGGCCCGTGGGTGAGCCGGGACGACTACGTGCGCTACCTGGAGCGTTACGTAGCCCACCACCGACTCGACGTCCGGGCGGCCACCCCGGTGCGGCGCATCGAGCGGGCCGACCCAGGCTCGGGAGCACACTGGCTGGTCCACACCCCCGACGGTCCGGTGCCCACCGGCGCGGTCGTGGTGGCCACCGGCCGCTGTCATACCCCGAACCTCCTGAACTGGCCCGGACGTTCGACGTTCACCGGCACCCTGCTGCACTCGGCCCACTACGCCTCTCCGGCCCCCTACCGCGGGCAGGACGTCCTGGTGGTCGGCGCCGGTAACAGCGGTACCGAGATCGCGAGTGTCCTGGCCGGAGCCGGAGCCGGACGGGTATGGATCGCAGTCCGTACTCCGCCCAACATCCTGCCCCGCTCCAGCGCACGATGGCATGCGGCCGGCCGGCTGACGGAGGTTCTCCCGCTCGCGTGGCGCGACCGCACCTCCCTGCTCACGCAACGTCTCGCGGTGCCCGACCTGACCTCACGGGGACTGCCCCGCCCCCGCACCGGCCTGTACACCCGCAATGCCCGCGAAGGGATCAACCCGGTGCTCGACCACGGCTTCGTGGACGCCGTCCGGTCCGGGCAGGTCGAGCCGGTCGCCGCCGTCCAGGCGTTCGACGGCCCCGACGTGGTCCTGGTCGACGACACCCGACTGCGACCCGACACGGTCATCGCCGCCACCGGATACCGGCCCGACCTGCACGACTTGATCGGCTCCCTGGACGTACTCGACGAGGCCGGGCAACCTCTCGTCGTAGGGGCACAGACCCATCCAGCAGCCCCGCGCCTGTACTTCGCCGGATACACCAATCCGCTCACGGGCGTCCTTCGCCAGGCGGGCATCGAAGCGCGCGCCATCGCCCACGCGCTACGACGTGAGAAGACGCGGGCGACCCTTCCCACCGCGCAGCCCGGCGACCGCGCGACCGACCCACTCAACAAAGGTCGCGCTCCGAGCTGA
- a CDS encoding TIGR02680 family protein, producing the protein MTRLPTPRRSRWQPLRIGLVDLFHYDVEEFRFRDGRLLLRGNNGTGKSKVLALTLPFLLDGDLSPRRVEPDGDPGKRMEWNLLLGGEHPHSERLGYTWIEFGRLDDATGERHFRTLLCGLKAVSGRGIARHWYAVTRQRVDHGSTERMEETLRLVDATGTALSRDRFAEAVAGHGMVYDQAKAYRRAVDEALFGLGEQRYAALVDLLIQLRQPQLSKRPNEAALSRALTEALPPVDQAVIADVAEAFRSLDEEKDELAAASAAERAAAAFLGHYRRYARIATRRRARLPRAEHSRYERVQRDLAGDQERRTRAEEKRAAAEEEISFLAETGERLRAQETALREAPEMRDARELEHAAQAVTRTVQAADRAREDRQQADALHTKALGRLGTADNRLRAARGRVAETCAHVREQAAAGHVALPADDLLPEPESRRAVEEATDRAQRALDHIEGRLEASERAAAAHRRASGRLDEAETDLALAAETHGEAEENAARAGRALLDDVRDRARAWKELAYSDATGLLDELQEWTRHLDGPYPARVRATSAHTARSMDLADQAAEAARETADLAERTAEARRELAALEAGTGREPRPPATRTPGLRETLPGAPLWRLVDFRAELPEADRAGLEAALEASGLLDAWVLPDGSALAVAGHDVLLAPSNGPVSGPSLADVLCPAADHGDGRAAVLDETTVTRLLAGIGLDGWGGAATWAAPDGRFRVGALTGTWAKPAATYIGEGAREAARRARVAALGVELASLREESENHAARSAVIAARRRTLDAELADVPDESSLTRAHAIVSAAAETVRKTRARYEGRATEVIEAAELAERAAAELTEAAADLGLPADRAGLTAVRHALGSLATALAALWPALREQGEAARQMDDERAEATDAERRVVGLAQRAEEAAREAAAADERHRTLRSTVGAAVAELQRRLAETDEAQRNCETDRKNARQRHAQADREASRAEGRIEQLEKDLAEAVDARAEAIAALQRFTTTGLVAVALPEVTVPASDDGHWAATPAIAFARAIDSGLSSVDDTDAAWERVQRRFSEELKTLQDTLSRHGHSASARMVDDGMVVDIVYQGRERAVPELAEALSTEVGELTRILSAHEREILETHLITEVAGTLQELIGAAERQVRDMNTELEDRPTSTGMRLRLVWRASRKAPSGLAQARERLRQSADAWTSEDRAAVGEFLQAQIARQQSDDGSGSWLEHLTAALDYRSWHEFGVERHQHGRWVPATGPASGGERVLAVSVPLFAAASSHYASAGSPHAPRLVTLDEAFAGVDDDSRAKCLGLLSAFDLDVVMTSEREWACYPQVPGIAIAQLSRIDEVAAVLVTRWEWDGTRRQRREDPVRYALQDAPGVEEPEPLWS; encoded by the coding sequence GTGACCCGCCTCCCCACCCCGCGGCGTTCCCGCTGGCAACCCCTGCGCATCGGGCTCGTCGACCTGTTCCACTACGACGTGGAGGAGTTCCGCTTCCGGGACGGGCGCCTGTTGCTGCGCGGCAACAACGGCACCGGTAAGTCCAAGGTGCTGGCTCTGACCCTGCCGTTCCTGCTCGACGGCGACCTCAGTCCGCGTCGTGTCGAACCCGACGGCGACCCGGGCAAGCGGATGGAGTGGAACTTGCTCCTCGGTGGCGAGCACCCGCATTCCGAACGGCTCGGCTACACCTGGATCGAGTTCGGCAGGCTCGACGACGCGACCGGCGAGCGGCACTTCCGTACGCTGCTGTGCGGGCTCAAGGCCGTCAGCGGGCGGGGTATCGCCCGACACTGGTACGCCGTCACCCGCCAGCGCGTCGACCACGGCTCCACCGAACGCATGGAGGAGACCCTCCGGCTCGTCGACGCCACCGGCACGGCCCTGTCCAGGGACCGCTTCGCCGAGGCCGTCGCCGGGCACGGCATGGTGTACGACCAGGCCAAGGCGTACCGCAGGGCCGTCGACGAAGCGCTCTTCGGCCTCGGAGAGCAGCGGTACGCCGCCCTGGTCGACCTGCTCATCCAGCTGCGCCAGCCCCAGCTCTCCAAGCGGCCCAACGAAGCGGCCCTCTCCCGCGCCCTCACCGAGGCGCTGCCGCCCGTGGACCAGGCCGTCATCGCCGACGTGGCCGAGGCGTTCCGCTCCCTGGACGAGGAGAAGGACGAGCTGGCCGCCGCGTCCGCCGCCGAGCGGGCCGCCGCCGCCTTCCTGGGGCACTACCGGCGGTACGCCCGGATCGCCACCCGGCGCCGCGCCCGGCTCCCGCGCGCCGAGCACTCCCGCTACGAGCGCGTGCAGCGAGATCTGGCCGGAGACCAGGAGCGCCGGACCCGCGCCGAGGAGAAGCGAGCGGCGGCCGAAGAGGAGATCAGCTTCCTGGCCGAGACGGGGGAACGTCTGAGGGCCCAGGAGACAGCGCTGCGCGAGGCGCCCGAGATGCGCGACGCCCGAGAGCTGGAGCACGCTGCCCAGGCCGTGACGCGAACCGTGCAGGCGGCGGACCGGGCGCGGGAGGACCGGCAGCAGGCGGACGCCCTCCACACCAAGGCGCTCGGGCGGCTCGGCACCGCCGACAACCGGCTGCGTGCAGCGCGGGGCCGCGTCGCAGAGACCTGCGCCCACGTGCGGGAGCAGGCAGCCGCCGGACACGTCGCTCTACCGGCGGACGACCTGCTGCCCGAGCCCGAATCGCGGCGGGCCGTCGAGGAAGCCACGGACCGCGCCCAGCGGGCGCTCGACCACATCGAGGGCCGCCTCGAAGCGTCCGAGCGGGCTGCCGCCGCGCACCGTCGGGCGTCGGGCCGTCTCGACGAGGCGGAGACCGACCTCGCGCTGGCCGCCGAGACGCACGGCGAGGCGGAGGAGAACGCGGCGCGGGCGGGCCGGGCCCTCCTGGACGACGTACGCGATCGCGCCCGCGCCTGGAAGGAACTGGCCTACTCCGACGCGACGGGCCTCCTGGACGAGCTCCAGGAGTGGACCCGCCACCTCGACGGCCCCTACCCGGCGCGGGTCCGTGCCACCTCGGCGCACACCGCCCGCTCGATGGACCTGGCCGACCAGGCGGCCGAAGCCGCCCGCGAGACCGCGGATCTGGCAGAGCGCACCGCCGAGGCCCGTCGCGAGCTCGCCGCACTGGAAGCCGGCACCGGACGCGAACCCCGGCCCCCGGCGACGCGCACCCCCGGCCTGCGCGAGACGCTGCCGGGCGCGCCGCTCTGGCGCCTGGTCGACTTCCGTGCCGAACTACCTGAAGCCGACCGTGCCGGGCTCGAAGCGGCGCTCGAAGCCTCCGGCCTCCTCGATGCCTGGGTGCTGCCCGACGGATCCGCCCTCGCCGTGGCCGGACACGATGTCCTCCTCGCCCCGTCGAACGGACCGGTGAGCGGCCCCTCGCTGGCAGACGTGCTGTGCCCGGCCGCGGACCACGGCGATGGACGAGCCGCTGTCCTGGACGAGACGACGGTGACCCGACTGCTCGCCGGCATCGGCCTCGACGGCTGGGGAGGAGCCGCGACATGGGCGGCACCCGACGGGCGCTTTCGGGTCGGTGCGCTCACCGGTACGTGGGCCAAGCCCGCCGCCACATATATCGGTGAGGGCGCGCGCGAAGCCGCGCGCCGGGCTCGCGTCGCGGCGCTCGGCGTCGAACTCGCCTCCCTGCGCGAGGAGTCGGAGAATCACGCGGCTCGGTCCGCGGTGATCGCGGCACGTCGGCGCACGCTCGACGCCGAGCTCGCCGACGTCCCCGACGAGTCGTCGCTCACCAGGGCACACGCGATCGTCAGCGCCGCCGCCGAGACCGTACGCAAGACCCGTGCCCGGTATGAAGGGCGTGCCACCGAGGTCATCGAGGCGGCTGAGCTCGCCGAGCGGGCCGCCGCCGAGCTCACCGAGGCCGCCGCTGATCTGGGGCTGCCCGCCGACCGGGCCGGACTCACCGCCGTGCGTCACGCTCTCGGCTCCCTCGCCACCGCACTGGCGGCCCTATGGCCCGCGCTGCGTGAACAAGGGGAGGCCGCACGGCAGATGGACGACGAGCGTGCCGAGGCGACCGACGCGGAGCGGCGGGTCGTCGGCCTCGCCCAGCGCGCAGAGGAGGCGGCGCGCGAGGCGGCGGCGGCCGACGAGCGGCACCGGACTCTGCGCTCCACCGTCGGGGCCGCCGTCGCCGAACTCCAACGGCGCCTCGCCGAGACCGACGAGGCCCAGCGGAACTGTGAGACCGACCGGAAGAATGCCCGGCAGCGTCACGCCCAGGCGGACCGGGAGGCGAGCCGGGCCGAGGGGCGGATCGAGCAGCTGGAGAAGGACCTCGCCGAAGCCGTCGACGCACGTGCGGAGGCCATCGCCGCGCTCCAGCGCTTCACGACCACCGGCCTGGTCGCGGTCGCGCTGCCCGAGGTCACCGTCCCCGCCTCGGACGACGGCCACTGGGCCGCGACCCCGGCCATCGCGTTCGCTCGCGCCATCGACTCCGGCCTGTCGTCCGTCGACGACACGGATGCCGCCTGGGAACGCGTTCAGCGCCGGTTCAGCGAGGAACTCAAGACCCTGCAGGACACCCTGTCCCGGCACGGGCACAGCGCGTCCGCTCGCATGGTCGACGACGGCATGGTCGTCGACATCGTCTACCAGGGCCGTGAGCGTGCCGTACCCGAACTCGCCGAAGCGCTCTCCACGGAGGTGGGCGAGCTCACCCGCATCCTGTCCGCGCACGAACGCGAGATCCTCGAAACCCACTTGATCACCGAGGTCGCCGGCACCCTCCAGGAACTCATCGGTGCCGCCGAACGACAGGTGCGGGACATGAACACCGAACTGGAGGACCGTCCCACCTCCACCGGCATGAGACTCCGGCTGGTGTGGCGGGCCTCGCGCAAGGCCCCGTCCGGACTGGCCCAAGCCCGCGAGCGGCTGCGCCAGTCCGCGGACGCCTGGACTTCGGAGGACCGCGCGGCGGTGGGCGAGTTCCTCCAGGCCCAGATCGCACGCCAGCAGTCCGACGACGGCTCGGGCAGCTGGCTCGAGCACCTCACCGCCGCGCTCGACTACCGCTCCTGGCACGAATTCGGCGTCGAACGCCACCAGCACGGGCGCTGGGTCCCGGCCACCGGCCCCGCCTCCGGCGGCGAACGCGTCCTCGCCGTGTCCGTACCGCTGTTCGCCGCGGCCTCCTCGCACTACGCCAGCGCGGGCAGCCCGCACGCGCCCCGCCTGGTCACCCTGGACGAGGCGTTCGCCGGCGTGGACGACGATTCCCGCGCCAAGTGCCTCGGCCTCCTGAGCGCCTTTGACCTCGATGTGGTCATGACCAGCGAACGGGAGTGGGCCTGCTACCCGCAGGTGCCCGGCATCGCCATCGCCCAACTGTCCCGGATCGACGAGGTGGCGGCGGTCCTCGTCACCCGCTGGGAATGGGACGGCACGCGACGGCAGCGCCGCGAGGACCCCGTACGGTACGCGCTACAGGACGCACCCGGCGTAGAGGAGCCCGAGCCGCTGTGGAGCTGA
- a CDS encoding DUF262 domain-containing protein: MAGVTQPKVSRVAPPQLVDWARSGRIRIPRFQRSYRWEYTDAEKLFDSILRGYPIGNLLMWRKPAPAAEIDLGELHFPAPAVSDALSVVDGQQRLTTLIGALTASEETVDRRFRIFYDLWDKKFLSTPHSQKPRDHWLPVWVAGDNRRLIAWQRERSWLTPEDYSLCDEVTTAIRTYEIPMYEIEGDDEQALREIFDRMNTFGKRLNRAEIFQALHAGPLDVQPSGLDALRERVSGLDFGDFTTQILMQSVMAVRGGKVDRDFRHEFDDDADRQHAFAMTEKALRLVVDFLREDAGIPHLRLLPYALFVPVLARYAALFGRPEGRGAELLRRWIWRGSAMGAAPQGNTVALRRNATAIKSDPIVSAQRLLEMLPPGGEQWTPDLSQTALNRAQAKLNVLGLLSLRPVLLTDYRDEDGNRHTPGTRIDQPRLLASLLAGKASPLAPILSGWEKGVANRIVHPPVDKQVNVLSLLASGGPEALRSHCFDENERVSYDSDGTGSLLMRADSVRKVIANHVQSMALWGFSDGPDPESWFDETTFELDDFFSPDDLSGGNNAA, encoded by the coding sequence ATGGCGGGAGTAACCCAGCCGAAGGTAAGCCGCGTCGCACCACCCCAGCTCGTGGACTGGGCCAGGAGCGGGCGCATCCGAATTCCGCGTTTCCAGCGTTCTTACCGTTGGGAGTACACGGACGCCGAGAAGCTCTTCGACAGCATCCTGCGTGGCTACCCCATCGGAAACCTTCTGATGTGGCGCAAACCCGCGCCCGCCGCCGAAATCGACCTCGGCGAATTGCACTTCCCCGCGCCCGCGGTGTCGGATGCGCTGTCGGTCGTCGACGGCCAGCAGCGCCTCACCACACTCATCGGCGCGCTGACCGCGTCCGAGGAGACCGTGGACCGGCGGTTCCGGATCTTCTACGATCTGTGGGACAAGAAGTTCCTGTCGACGCCGCACTCGCAGAAGCCGCGCGACCACTGGCTGCCCGTCTGGGTCGCCGGTGACAACCGTCGGCTGATCGCCTGGCAGCGCGAGCGGAGCTGGCTGACGCCGGAGGACTACAGCCTCTGCGACGAGGTCACCACGGCCATCCGGACGTACGAGATCCCCATGTACGAGATCGAGGGCGACGACGAGCAGGCGCTTCGCGAAATCTTCGACCGGATGAACACATTCGGCAAGCGGCTCAATCGGGCGGAGATCTTCCAGGCGCTGCACGCCGGCCCCCTCGACGTACAGCCGTCCGGCCTTGACGCGCTGCGCGAGCGGGTCTCGGGGCTGGACTTCGGGGACTTTACCACTCAGATATTGATGCAGAGCGTAATGGCTGTGCGCGGCGGCAAGGTGGACCGGGACTTCCGGCACGAGTTCGACGACGACGCGGACAGGCAGCACGCCTTCGCCATGACAGAGAAGGCACTGCGCCTGGTTGTCGACTTTCTCCGCGAGGACGCCGGAATTCCGCACCTGCGATTGCTGCCGTACGCGCTCTTCGTACCGGTACTCGCGCGGTACGCAGCGCTCTTCGGGCGACCCGAGGGGCGGGGGGCCGAACTGCTGCGGCGCTGGATCTGGCGCGGGTCAGCAATGGGGGCGGCGCCACAGGGCAACACGGTGGCGCTGCGGCGCAATGCGACGGCGATCAAGAGCGACCCGATCGTGAGTGCACAGCGGTTGCTGGAAATGCTGCCGCCAGGTGGCGAACAGTGGACCCCCGACCTTTCACAGACGGCACTCAACCGCGCCCAGGCCAAGCTCAACGTGCTGGGGCTACTGTCTCTTCGCCCAGTGCTGCTCACCGACTACCGAGACGAGGACGGCAACCGGCATACGCCGGGCACACGCATTGACCAGCCCCGGCTACTGGCCAGCCTGCTCGCAGGCAAGGCCTCACCGCTGGCACCAATCCTGAGCGGCTGGGAGAAGGGTGTGGCGAACCGAATCGTCCACCCGCCGGTGGACAAGCAGGTAAATGTTCTGTCCTTGTTGGCGAGCGGGGGACCGGAGGCTCTCCGCTCGCACTGCTTCGACGAGAACGAGCGAGTGTCCTACGACTCGGACGGGACCGGGTCCCTCCTCATGCGCGCGGACAGCGTCCGCAAGGTCATCGCCAACCACGTCCAGAGCATGGCCCTGTGGGGCTTCTCCGACGGCCCGGACCCGGAATCGTGGTTCGACGAAACGACCTTCGAACTGGACGACTTCTTCTCCCCGGACGACCTCTCCGGAGGCAACAATGCAGCGTGA
- a CDS encoding TIGR02677 family protein, with protein MNLTAPSASTGPLPEPAGFGPFAHLTVPNTPLYRHVMRAFLTAKERFAVHLRPEDVHTALPADVRPVELDAVAGALDKLVGWGNLRADPDTARVTAVEDFYRKRFIYQLTREGEAAEEALSAYDEALGRRGALQAVALHDIVTQLRALLVLAAEEEPDPAKTHLALDALASRFAALADNARAFMGSLQQTIDLHDVEEAVFLAYKDRLIQYLERFIQDLITLGGRIARLIQELEVDGKVEPLLRAAAGREAADASPEEAANAEREMYERWAARWSGLGAWFISRDGRESQARLLRGRALGAIPQLLAVVRALNERRAGRSDRSADFRTLARWFAEAPDDDARHRLWRAAFGLYPARHLTIDADTLAARAARPVPAATPWAEAEPLRISPQLRRTGSYERRGKPRKVENREERRRLLAETAAKQAAETAAARARLVTHGVTRLSGLGELDPASFGLFLQLLGDALATWRPGMRHTAATSNDGSMEIRLTALADGTTAEVHTPGGVFSGPDHLIEIVDLTDGDGLTDGDGLTDGDGLTDGATGR; from the coding sequence ATGAACCTCACCGCCCCCAGTGCTTCCACCGGCCCGCTTCCCGAGCCGGCGGGCTTCGGCCCCTTTGCTCACCTCACCGTGCCGAACACCCCGCTCTACCGCCACGTGATGCGGGCGTTCCTGACGGCCAAGGAACGGTTCGCGGTCCACCTGCGCCCCGAGGACGTGCACACCGCACTGCCGGCGGACGTCCGTCCCGTCGAGCTGGACGCCGTCGCCGGCGCGCTCGACAAGCTCGTCGGCTGGGGCAATCTGCGGGCGGATCCCGACACCGCCCGTGTGACCGCGGTCGAAGACTTCTACCGGAAGCGGTTCATCTACCAGCTCACGCGGGAGGGGGAGGCGGCCGAGGAGGCGTTGTCCGCCTATGACGAGGCGCTCGGGCGGCGCGGCGCCCTCCAGGCCGTGGCCCTGCACGACATCGTCACCCAGCTTCGCGCCCTTCTCGTCCTGGCGGCCGAGGAGGAGCCGGATCCGGCCAAAACGCATCTGGCGCTCGACGCGCTGGCCAGCCGATTCGCCGCGCTCGCCGACAACGCCCGGGCCTTCATGGGATCGCTCCAGCAGACCATCGACCTGCACGATGTCGAGGAGGCGGTCTTCCTCGCGTACAAAGACCGGCTCATCCAGTACCTGGAGCGGTTCATCCAGGATCTGATCACGCTGGGCGGGCGGATCGCGCGCCTGATCCAGGAGTTGGAAGTGGACGGGAAGGTGGAGCCCCTGCTCCGCGCAGCCGCCGGGCGGGAGGCCGCCGACGCCTCGCCGGAGGAGGCCGCGAACGCGGAGCGGGAGATGTACGAGCGTTGGGCCGCCCGCTGGTCAGGGCTCGGCGCGTGGTTCATCAGCCGGGACGGGCGCGAGTCGCAGGCCAGACTTCTACGGGGCCGGGCACTCGGCGCGATTCCCCAGCTCCTCGCCGTCGTACGAGCGCTGAACGAGCGCCGGGCCGGGCGCTCCGACCGGTCGGCGGACTTCCGTACGCTGGCGCGCTGGTTTGCCGAGGCACCCGACGACGACGCCCGGCACCGGCTGTGGCGGGCCGCCTTCGGCCTCTATCCGGCCCGGCACCTCACCATCGACGCCGACACCCTCGCCGCCCGGGCGGCGAGGCCCGTCCCGGCCGCCACCCCGTGGGCCGAGGCCGAGCCGTTGCGCATCAGCCCACAGCTGCGCCGCACCGGCAGCTACGAGCGGCGCGGCAAGCCCCGCAAGGTCGAGAACAGGGAGGAGCGGCGGCGCCTGCTCGCCGAGACCGCCGCCAAGCAGGCCGCCGAAACGGCCGCCGCCCGCGCCCGGCTCGTCACCCATGGCGTCACGCGGCTGTCCGGTCTCGGCGAGCTCGACCCGGCCTCCTTCGGGCTGTTCCTCCAGCTGCTCGGGGACGCCCTGGCCACCTGGCGGCCCGGCATGCGGCACACCGCGGCCACCAGCAACGACGGCTCCATGGAGATCAGACTCACCGCACTCGCCGACGGCACGACCGCCGAGGTCCACACCCCCGGTGGGGTCTTCAGCGGCCCGGACCACCTCATCGAGATCGTCGACCTGACGGACGGAGACGGTCTGACGGACGGAGACGGTCTGACGGACGGAGACGGTCTGACGGACGGAGCAACCGGACGATGA
- a CDS encoding ABC transporter ATP-binding protein, with protein sequence MQTVTTRHRPRLRISGVCKAYGGRQVLRDVDLDVSAGTLMGVVGENGAGKSTLLQIAVGHLAPDRGTVARTGAVGYCPQRAVLNDAFTVGQHLRLFQMAYRLPALERAGELMELLALTDCRRQQVGELSGGTRQKLNLLIALMHDPQLLVLDEPYQGFDWDTHQRFWALAADLRDQGRSIIVVSHLLHDLHHFDAIAHLRQGRLHFEETDR encoded by the coding sequence GTGCAGACAGTAACGACGCGCCACCGGCCACGGCTGCGCATCAGCGGAGTCTGCAAGGCGTACGGCGGCAGGCAGGTCCTGCGCGATGTGGATCTTGACGTGTCGGCCGGGACGCTGATGGGAGTCGTCGGCGAGAACGGGGCGGGAAAGAGCACCCTGTTGCAGATCGCCGTGGGACACCTCGCACCCGACCGCGGAACGGTGGCGCGGACCGGGGCGGTGGGGTACTGCCCGCAACGGGCGGTACTGAACGATGCGTTCACCGTAGGACAGCATCTGCGGTTGTTCCAGATGGCCTACCGGCTGCCGGCACTGGAGCGCGCCGGCGAACTGATGGAGCTGCTGGCGCTGACCGACTGCCGGCGACAGCAGGTCGGCGAACTCAGTGGCGGCACGCGACAGAAGCTGAACCTGCTGATCGCTCTCATGCACGATCCGCAGTTGCTGGTCCTGGACGAGCCCTACCAGGGCTTCGACTGGGACACCCATCAGCGCTTCTGGGCCCTGGCCGCCGATCTGCGTGATCAGGGCCGGTCGATCATCGTGGTCTCTCACCTGCTGCACGACCTGCACCACTTCGACGCAATCGCTCACCTGCGCCAGGGCCGTCTGCACTTCGAGGAGACCGACCGTTGA
- a CDS encoding alpha/beta fold hydrolase: MTVGERRGISAGRRHATHAGFRPGILDTCLAPWWGRQGSRRSTVNTASRQADKHLLGGVSIPVRLLWGREDRILLPEYAEWLHERVPHAELHWIDDAGHLLQEDTPGQLLACLTSDFASA, encoded by the coding sequence GTGACGGTCGGAGAGAGGCGTGGTATCAGTGCCGGCCGACGGCACGCCACGCACGCCGGCTTCCGGCCGGGAATCCTCGACACATGCCTCGCACCGTGGTGGGGGAGGCAGGGCAGTCGGCGTTCTACCGTCAATACAGCCAGCAGGCAGGCGGACAAGCACCTGCTGGGCGGTGTGTCGATTCCGGTGCGGCTCCTCTGGGGCCGTGAGGACCGCATTCTCCTCCCGGAGTACGCCGAGTGGCTGCACGAACGCGTTCCGCACGCCGAACTGCACTGGATCGATGACGCCGGCCACCTCCTCCAGGAAGACACGCCCGGCCAGTTGCTGGCCTGCCTGACATCTGATTTCGCATCAGCCTGA